In Nocardioides faecalis, the following proteins share a genomic window:
- a CDS encoding VOC family protein yields MAIARNPHVVLDCPDPAVLAEFYGAVLGWSPSLAEDGGWATISSGDHYLHFQRVEGFQAPSWPGQEVPQQFHVDVDVDDLDEGEAAVLGLGATKHAHQPGTSFRVFLDPAGHPFCLCQA; encoded by the coding sequence ATGGCTATCGCACGCAATCCCCACGTCGTCCTCGATTGTCCCGACCCGGCGGTGCTCGCCGAGTTCTACGGCGCCGTCCTCGGCTGGTCCCCGTCGCTGGCCGAGGACGGAGGCTGGGCCACGATCAGCTCCGGAGACCACTACCTGCACTTCCAGCGCGTGGAGGGCTTCCAGGCGCCGAGCTGGCCCGGGCAGGAGGTGCCGCAGCAGTTCCACGTCGACGTCGACGTGGACGACCTCGACGAGGGCGAGGCCGCCGTGCTGGGGCTGGGGGCGACCAAGCACGCGCACCAGCCCGGGACGTCCTTCCGCGTCTTCCTGGACCCGGCCGGGCACCCGTTCTGCCTCTGCCAGGCCTGA